A region of Anolis sagrei isolate rAnoSag1 chromosome 2, rAnoSag1.mat, whole genome shotgun sequence DNA encodes the following proteins:
- the ATP5F1B gene encoding ATP synthase subunit beta, mitochondrial encodes MLSFAGRRCAASAASLLRGARSGTRPLQDLLQLRSGAVASATEARRNYAAQTAPAAKAGMATGRIVAVIGAVVDVQFDEALPPILNALEVQGRDTRLVLEVAQHLGENTVRTIAMDGTEGLVRGQKVLDLGAPIRIPVGPETLGRIMNVIGEPIDERGPITTKQFAAIHAEAPAFVEMSVEQEILVTGIKVVDLLAPYAKGGKIGLFGGAGVGKTVLIMELINNVAKAHGGYSVFAGVGERTREGNDLYHEMIESGVINLKDTTSKVALVYGQMNEPPGARARVALTGLTVAEYFRDQEGQDVLLFIDNIFRFTQAGSEVSALLGRIPSAVGYQPTLATDMGTMQERITTTQKGSITSVQAIYVPADDLTDPAPATTFAHLDATTVLSRAIAELGIYPAVDPLDSTSRIMDPNIVGQEHYDVARGVQKILQDYKSLQDIIAILGMDELSEEDKLTVARARKIQKFLSQPFQVAEVFTGYAGKLVPLKETIKGFQQILTGEYDHLPEQAFYMVGPIEEAVAKADKLAEEHS; translated from the exons GCCGAAACTATGCTGCACAAACAGCACCTGCAGCTAAAGCTGGAATGGCTACAGGGCGCATTGTTGCTGTCATTGGTGCTGTGGTGGATGTCCAGTTTGACGAAGCCCTGCCACCCATCCTCAATGCTCTGGAAGTACAAGGCAGAGACACACGGCTGGTCCTGGAGGTAGCACAGCACTTAG GTGAGAATACTGTTCGTACCATTGCTATGGATGGTACTGAAGGCTTGGTGAGAGGCCAAAAAGTTTTGGATTTAGGTGCCCCCATTAGAATCCCTGTAGGACCTGAGACCCTGGGAAGAATCATGAACGTGATTGGAGAACCAATTGATGAGAGAGGCCCCATAACAACGAAACA GTTTGCTGCTATTCATGCTGAAGCACCAGCCTTTGTTGAGATGAGTGTCGAACAGGAAATCCTTGTCACCGGCATTAAAGTTGTGGATCTCCTTGCACCTTATGCCAAAGGTGGTAAAATTG GCCTGTTTGGTGGTGCTGGTGTAGGCAAGACAGTATTGATCATGGAGCTGATCAACAATGTTGCTAAAGCACATGGTGGCTACTCCGTGTTTGCTGGTGTTGGAGAGAGAACTCGTGAAGGAAATGACTTGTACCATGAAATGATTGAATCTGGAGTCATCAACCTGAAGGACACTACATCCAAG GTCGCTCTTGTTTATGGACAGATGAATGAGCCACCTGGTGCTCGTGCTAGAGTTGCTCTAACTGGGTTGACTGTGGCTGAATATTTCAGAGACCAAGAGGGCCAGGATGTATTACTTTTCATTGATAATATCTTCCGATTCACACAGGCTGGATCCGAG gTGTCAGCTTTGCTGGGCAGAATTCCCTCAGCTGTGGGATACCAGCCTACTCTGGCAACTGATATGGGTACCATGCAGGAGAGGATCACAACAACTCAGAAGGGCTCTATCACCTCAGTACAG GCCATCTATGTACCAGCTGATGACTTGACTGATCCAGCCCCTGCGACCACATTTGCCCACTTGGATGCCACCACTGTGCTGTCACGTGCCATCGCTGAACTGGGCATTTATCCAGCGGTAGACCCTCTAGACTCCACCTCCCGTATCATGGATCCCAATATTGTGGGACAGGAACATTATGATGTGGCTCGTGGAGTGCAAAAAATCTTGCAG GACTATAAGTCTCTCCAGGACATCATTGCTATTTTGGGTATGGATGAGTTATCTGAAGAGGATAAATTGACTGTGGCCCGTGCGCGTAAGATACAGAAATTTTTGTCCCAGCCCTTCCAGGTAGCTGAGGTCTTCACTGGCTATGCAGGGAAACTGGTACCGCTGAAGGAAACTATTAAAGGATTCCAGCAGATCCTGACAG GAGAGTATGACCATCTCCCCGAACAGGCTTTCTACATGGTTGGACCCATTGAGGAGGCAGTGGCAAAGGCTGATAAGCTGGCTGAAGAGCACTCATGA